The nucleotide sequence AATTGCTGGATTTTCGTTGCTAGCGCGATACTACATGCTTTAATGGCTGTACTTTATGCTGAAATAGTTGTACATTAATGGAGAAAAAAGTACTTCCATTAGAATTGTTAGAACATTAGGTTATGCTTTATGAGTTTGGTACAATGTGCTTCAATACTTGTACATTTCATTGGAAAATGTGAAAACAGATCTTCGCTTTTTGAAACTTTCTGCTGTTTATTCTTTGGATGACTTTtcctttgaaattttcttttgtattttactAAATGAGCGTCGACGTAACTGGTAAAGCTGCTGCGATGTGATAAGGTCACAGTTTCAAACCGTGACAAGCGGAAACAACCTCTCGCTGAAATGCAGGATAAGGCCGAGTACAATTACAATTTATGTTGCCTGAACTCTTTAAAAATGTACACGTGTACGCGTCTGAtacttcaaaagtagtgcattttggagaatccgacacggccGCGACAACAATTATGGgtagtccgagcaacatagattaTAATGGGAGTTTTAGAAATTCAGAATAAGATCGAATATAGTTATAACAGGAATTTTAGTTCGTGAGGctgtcttctttttattgctaattgaataaataaagatattgGTGCTAGAACATCAATGCATGCTTAATAAGTATGGCACCTTGTGCTAAAatacatgtcaaaacatcaaaaaatgtTCTGGAACTGTTGAATTCTCTCATTCTCTATATTAATTTCATCATTTCTGTGACCAAAAATCTATGATTTATGACATATCCTTGTCAAAAGCTAGCTTTTATTTGTCAAAACAGTTCTCTTTTTTCTACGATAAATAAATTGAGTGGGAATATATGCTAAAGATCATAAGATATCCACCAAGTCGTTAGTGGTGCTTTAGCACTTCCTTGTTTAATGCTCTATTATATTTCATTTTCCTCCAATGACATTTTCTTGTTTGACTTTTTGGATGGGATAATAAGTTAGAAAAATTCTTGGCCCTTTCTTTTTTGATTCTTTAATGGACCATCTTTCCACTTGCAAATTGCTGTTAATATGGAGGACCATATTGTTCAAATAAATATAGACAGAAATTGGATCATTCATGTGGTAAAATAAAGCATATGaatataaatttatgaaaaaatatttaattctgGATCTGTCTTTTTACCAGATCCATCTCCACAGCTCACATGGTGTCTTAATTAATTCCCATAACTATTTGTAAAGCCTCCAAAATCTTGTCTAAACTTTTCCTAATATTATTTATGACTTCCTAAAAATTACATTTATGGGAAGTTACAAACAGTCACTATAAACTTTAGAATAATGAACTAATCtgtgtatttttaaaaattaatgctTTATTTAATTATAAGAAAGGAGCCATGGAGTAAACATTAGAATAATGAACTAATcagtgtattttttaaaattaatgctttattttattataaGGAAAGGAGCCATGGAGTTTAGGAAAGTCTTGGAGTaattgataaagttgttgtcatgtgaccaggaggtttTGGGTTTAAACTGTGGAAATAGTCTCCGTCAGAAATGCGCTGTACACAATAGACTCATGTGGTCCAGCTCTTCCTGAACCTTTGCATCGGGGAAACTTTAGTGCACcgagttatctttttttttaatgctTTATTATAGATATATTTTCTAGCTGATGTATAATTTTGATAATACAACTATTTTAACCAAATGGTCGGCTAGTCAAACGCcatatttaatttctattgaattgaAAAACTATTAATTGCTTTATTAATGGAGACGTTATAAAGATTTTCTGCTACAATTACTATTTGCAATGAATGTTTAGAGGAAACTGAGGCCCTACCAGCTGTAGATTGTAGTCTAAGAGCCAAAATAAGTTACCCTAGCCCTATGGTATTTTAACAATATCTATACCTACCCATGTTGAATACTGTTTCTGGTGTTGTGGGCTGCCTCAAAATTGGATGACGCAATGCTTGTCCACGGGGACCATCTAGATAATTTACAGAATCACGTTAGTTCAGTGAAAAGATAAgtgaatttatttcttttttctatttttgggggGCCCATTTTTGGGTTGTGGTTTGTGTTTATGTATATGTCAATTTCCACTTGCCAGCAGAATATGTTCTATTGACAACTATGTTACTCGTACTCTTCAAAAAAGTGGATGGGTACCTAtcagattctccaaaagtagtgtctTTTTGGAGAATCTGATATGGGTGCGTCATGGAAGGTGAAGAGTCTGCGCAAACTAGCTTGATAAGTGCTTCTTTAGGTTAGGAATTAAGCAAGCATCCATAGTGATCGACCTTTTATGTCTCCATCTGCATTTAGAAATGGTCATAGGCTAATGTTAAGTTCTGTCTCTAATAAGTTACAAAAGTTGAGATCTTTTAGGTGCCTTCATGATCATACTTCTGTTTTGCCGCATTTCTAAACATAGAAGGGCATTGTCAATTGTATGGTGAGTATTTGTACTTTCTAAACTGGACCCTCAAAAGACTACTATAGCAATAGTACAAAGTGCTCAGCAGATGAGTACAAAAGAAGTCATGTTTGTAATTATTTTCTCTAGGATTTTGAAGAACCTTTGAGTGAGGGTTGGGTTAGTAATAGTGTATAATATGCAATGCCAAAAGGCAAAAGTCTTGCTACTGGACACTTGGTCATTAGGGAAATTTCCTTGAAACTTCTGTCTGACATTGACATTTCTTCTAGATCATAGGAAGCACAGTGTGGCAGTGGTTCCATATTACCGAACTTCAATTTTGCATGGAGAAAAGCAGACCAAGTCTCATATCTGGTAGAGCTTTGTTTTTATGTGCATAAGCACATGCTTAAGTTATATGATAATCACCTTTCTTGAGGACTTAAAGACACTTAAATAATTGGTGGTTGATGTAATGCTAAAGCCCAAAAGGGCCAAGGTATAGCTTAATAAACACATAGTCAGCCTCGAAATTTCCATGAAACTTCCTTGTGACATTGACATTTCTTATAGCAGATTTAAATAGTACTGAGACGTACAGAAGGAGACAGGTGACCAAAATAGATAAATATCTTTTGGGTTTTTGTCATCAATCACCAGAGGCTGGCCTGACCCCATCTGCAGTTTTTTTGTTTGTCCCACCCTGAATTGTTTTGCCTTGGTTATCACATGGAACGTCAGTTCCCATACCAGTTCTCGTACTTATCTTATAAAAATTCCCTCTtcttgtataaataaataatcttGTTGTCTGTGACTGTAAATTGTAGTCTTTGAGGTGTGCAATATTTCTTGTCTGGACTAGTTTACCTCTTGACCATCTAATCACATGGTACCTAGAGAAGTCTTTGGTTTTGTCTTAAATTAATAAATCAGTGTCCCAAAGCCGTTCAAGAacacaaagaaagaagaaacatcTTGCTAAAAATTGCTTGTTTCTATTCTATGCCTTAAGAGAATGCTTAAAgcatgaaaaaaaaacttttgtctTCGTGTTTAGTCTAAAATAATAAGCAGACTCCTCCGAGAGTGGGggtttgtttttcattttttcgaGGGTACTACTGGTTTAGCCAGGAGCAAAACTGTAAGTAGGTTAAGATATCGTGGATAGTAGCTCCACGACATACATGTTATTATCTATTAACGTTTATGCTTTTTGTAAAATATACAAAACCTTTGCAGTCAAAGCCAGAACGCTATATTTCAACGAGACAGCAAAACAACAGGGTTGGCATGTTGTCTTTACAAACCAAGGGAATTAAATGATTATGCTCGTCACAGTAATGTTTAAACAACATAACACAACTAAAAAAAAAGTCTCTTTACCTGGAAAGAATcgaaagagagggaaaaaaagaaatattcaCTCTAGGTGGTTTTCCCTATATAGCTGAGTTTTCTATATAAGTTGCTGTTTCAGTTCGTTGAGATACTCCTGTGCTGGAAAAAACCAGACCCCTCAGGCAGTCTGCTCACTGAAAGACAATGTTATTCTTCCCTTACCCACAATATAAACTTATGCTAGTGACTTTGACTTTGTTATCTGCAATGCTTCAACTATCAGGCTGCTATAGTTATTTTGTAGTAAACTTTTGATTTGCCACTTCAAGAAGCATTTTATCTAGTCATTAAGTCTTATATTGTGTTAGTTATCTAGTTGTCACTTATGCCGTGTTCATTTACAAAGCTataaaacaacaaacaacaacaacaacaaacccagtatattcccacatagtggggtctgggggtagagtgtacgcagtccataccactacctctaaagaggtcgagaggctgtttccgatagacccccggctcaagacaaaagacagTATGAAAGAGCAACAAAAGCATAGAACaagataaaataacatatgtaCGACATCCACAAACATATTGTACATTGCCAAACACAGGACACCAAGTTCAACCTAAATACTTACTGCTACTCATTCACACctttagccctctatcctaatgctagtcctccataacttcctatccagggtcatgtccttagtcagctgtaactgctccaagTCACacttaatcacttctctccattTACAAAGCTATCTGTTAAATAATATCTAGTGATTTTTGGCATTGTGCATAGTCTATGACACTAGCAATAGTTGTCACTTAGTTATTTTTCTTATCACCTGTGTATATTGTTTTAACTCAATCTCAAATATCTGGAATTTTAAAAGAGAGTAAGTTGAATCATCATTTAGTTAATTCTAGAAAGTGAGAACCCGAACCATTTTGCTGCTCAAATACTGCAGTTGAGTTTCCCAATCAGAGGTATCTTGTGACAATACTAGGTTTAGGTCTTCCGCTTCTCTACCTGCTTTGGTTACGTTGTCCCGTCATGGAGCTAGTATATAACCGAAGAACATTGGTGCGGTTATTGATTTTGTTAACCGTATGTTTGTACTGTAGAGGACTGTTCTGCTGTCTAATTTAACTTCTCTATTCTTGTATGCTGAGTCAAGCTACACTTTTACCACATGCAATTTCCAGGATAAGATTCGAGTTGGTTTCATGGCTTATATGGCAGCACTCAAGTTCATTGATGGTATAGTTTGCGCCGATCTcgagttttttttttctcattaaaaCATATATGTCTGCCagcttctttcttctttttctcatttcattttaTATTTCTTTACAGCTGGTGATCATGGCAGGTCATCCGAACAGACCAGTGATGATATAGGGGCTGAACTGGCAAAAGACTTGCCGGAAGAAGCTCGAGAAGCTGGTTTTGGAATTAACCCAGATAAACTTGCATCTATAGTCGGTTCCTATGATATAAAAACCCTAAAGAAACTTGGAGGTGTTGAAGGGCTTGCAGGTAAGTTGAGAGTCTCACCAAATGAAGGAGTCAAATCGAGTGATGTACCTGTCAGAcaaaatatatatggatcaaacAAATTTACCGAGAAACCATTTAGAAGTTTTTGGACATTTGTGTGGGAGGCTCTGCATGATTTAACTCTCGTCATCCTGATAGTTTGTGCTGTTGTTTCGATTGGCGTGGGACTTGCTACTGAAGGGTGGCCTAAAGGAACATATGACGGTTTAGGAATTCTACTCAGTATAGTATTGGTAGTCATGGTTACTGCAATTAGTGACTATAGGCAGTCGTTGCAGTTCAGAGATTTGgataaggagaagaaaaagatatCTATCCAGGTCACAAGAGATGGTTCAAGGCAGAAGGTTTCCATTTATGACTTGGTGGTTGGTGATGTAGTTCACTTATCTATTGGAGATCTGGTTCCAGCTGATGGAATATTCATATCAGGATATAGCTTGCTAATTGACCAATCGAGCTTGTCTGGTGAGAGTGTACCAGTAAGCATATCTGAAAAAAGACCTTTTCTGCTATCAGGAACCAAAGTACAAGACGGTTCAGCTAAGATGCTAGTGACCACTGTTGGTATGAGAACTGAATGGGGTAAGCTGATGGAAACTCTTAGCGAGGGAGGAGAAGACGAGACTCCTCTGCAAGTTAAACTGAATGGTGTTGCCACTATTATTGGAAAGATAGGACTTGGATTTGCCGTGGTGACATTTCTTGTGTTAATAGTCAGATTTATGGTGAATAAAGCTACTCACCATAAATTCACTAGTTGGTCTTCCAGTGATGCATTAACTCTTCTAAATTACTTTGCCACAGCTGTAACTATAATCGTTGTTGCAGTTCCCGAAGGACTACCTCTAGCTGTCACATTAAGCCTTGCATTTGCAATGAAAAAGTTAATGGACAGTAAAGCATTGGTGAGGCATCTTTCTGCTTGTGAGACAATGGGTTCAGCTACTTGCATCTGCACTGATAAGACAGGAACACTAACAACAAACCGTATGGTAGTAGATAAAATATGGATTTGCGAAAAGGCTAAAAAGGTAGAAGGTGGTGGAGGTGCAGATGCAATGACAGATTTATCAGATACTGCACGGGACTTTCTATTGCAGGCAATATTTCATAATACAGCAGCTGAGGTGGTTAAAGAAAAGGATGGAAAGAGCTCTGTTCTTGGTTCACCCACAGAATCTGCAATATTAGATTATGGATTACTTCTTGgtgatattgatgataaaaaaaaGGATTGTAAATTGCTGAAGGTTGAACCTTTCAATTCAGCAAAGAAAAGAATGTCGGTGCTTGTTACTCTTCCTGATAGCAACACCCGTGCTTTCTGCAAGGGTGCATCTGAGATAGTCTTAAAAATGTGTGACAGGTTTATAGATTCTAATGGTGAAATTGTTGATATGTCAGGAGAACAGGTTACAAACATCACGAATATCATTAATGAGTTTGCTGATGAAGCCTTGCGTACTCTTTGCTTGGCTTTCAAGGACATTGAAAATGGTTATCAAGAAAATAACATTCCTGAAAGTGGCTATACATTGGTTGCAGTAGTAGGAATCAAGGATCCAGTTCGCTCTGGAGTTAAAGAGGCAGTTAAATCTTGTTTAGCTGCTGGAATTACCGTAAGGATGGTCACAGGGGACAATATTCATACAGCCAAAGCCATTGCTAAGGAATGTGGTATACTAACTGATGATGGTTTGGCCATTGAAGGCCCCGAATTCCGCAACAAAAGTCCTGATGAAATGAGGCAAATACTTCCTAGAATTCAGGTGTCCATTTGATTGCTTTAAAGCATCCTTCTAGATCCTTTTTGCTTAAATACATTTTGCTGAAAACGTCTATATATTGAATGCAGGTTATGGCTCGATCATCTCCTACTGACAAGCACGTGCTGGTAAAGAATTTGAGAGGCATGTTTAAAGAAGTTGTTGCAGTTACTGGTGATGGCACAAATGATGCACCTGCCTTGCACGAGTCAGATATCGGACTTGCTATGGGTATAGCAGGAACAGAGGTTTGTAAATTTGCTCCTGCTCTGAGTTGATATGGTCATATATACCATTTTCTTCTTGCAGGCACCAATTGGcagttttt is from Capsicum annuum cultivar UCD-10X-F1 chromosome 5, UCD10Xv1.1, whole genome shotgun sequence and encodes:
- the LOC107870028 gene encoding putative calcium-transporting ATPase 11, plasma membrane-type isoform X2, which codes for MLFHLLGIAGEGSGMLRISKKGKRRSISWRKRDYTFTTCNFQDKIRVGFMAYMAALKFIDAGDHGRSSEQTSDDIGAELAKDLPEEAREAGFGINPDKLASIVGSYDIKTLKKLGGVEGLAGKLRVSPNEGVKSSDVPVRQNIYGSNKFTEKPFRSFWTFVWEALHDLTLVILIVCAVVSIGVGLATEGWPKGTYDGLGILLSIVLVVMVTAISDYRQSLQFRDLDKEKKKISIQVTRDGSRQKVSIYDLVVGDVVHLSIGDLVPADGIFISGYSLLIDQSSLSGESVPVSISEKRPFLLSGTKVQDGSAKMLVTTVGMRTEWGKLMETLSEGGEDETPLQVKLNGVATIIGKIGLGFAVVTFLVLIVRFMVNKATHHKFTSWSSSDALTLLNYFATAVTIIVVAVPEGLPLAVTLSLAFAMKKLMDSKALVRHLSACETMGSATCICTDKTGTLTTNRMVVDKIWICEKAKKVEGGGGADAMTDLSDTARDFLLQAIFHNTAAEVVKEKDGKSSVLGSPTESAILDYGLLLGDIDDKKKDCKLLKVEPFNSAKKRMSVLVTLPDSNTRAFCKGASEIVLKMCDRFIDSNGEIVDMSGEQVTNITNIINEFADEALRTLCLAFKDIENGYQENNIPESGYTLVAVVGIKDPVRSGVKEAVKSCLAAGITVRMVTGDNIHTAKAIAKECGILTDDGLAIEGPEFRNKSPDEMRQILPRIQVMARSSPTDKHVLVKNLRGMFKEVVAVTGDGTNDAPALHESDIGLAMGIAGTEVAKESADIIVLDDNFSTIVNVAKWGRSVYINIQKFVQFQLTVNVVALMINFISACASGSAPLTAVQLLWVNLIMDTLGALALATEPPHDGLMNRPPVGRDVSFITKTMWRNIIGHSIYQLAILLAFNFAGKQILGLEGPDSKRVLNTFIFNTFVFCQVFNEINSRDMEKINIFRGIFSSWIFIGVVVATVGFQVIIVEFLGTFASTTPLNWQLWLISVLIGAASLIVAVILKLIPVEKKETSKHHDGYNLLPSGPELA
- the LOC107870028 gene encoding putative calcium-transporting ATPase 11, plasma membrane-type isoform X1; the protein is MASLLEPETFDLPAKNPSEEAQRRWRNAVSLVRNRRRRFRYAPNLEKREEAKHLMEKTRDKIRVGFMAYMAALKFIDAGDHGRSSEQTSDDIGAELAKDLPEEAREAGFGINPDKLASIVGSYDIKTLKKLGGVEGLAGKLRVSPNEGVKSSDVPVRQNIYGSNKFTEKPFRSFWTFVWEALHDLTLVILIVCAVVSIGVGLATEGWPKGTYDGLGILLSIVLVVMVTAISDYRQSLQFRDLDKEKKKISIQVTRDGSRQKVSIYDLVVGDVVHLSIGDLVPADGIFISGYSLLIDQSSLSGESVPVSISEKRPFLLSGTKVQDGSAKMLVTTVGMRTEWGKLMETLSEGGEDETPLQVKLNGVATIIGKIGLGFAVVTFLVLIVRFMVNKATHHKFTSWSSSDALTLLNYFATAVTIIVVAVPEGLPLAVTLSLAFAMKKLMDSKALVRHLSACETMGSATCICTDKTGTLTTNRMVVDKIWICEKAKKVEGGGGADAMTDLSDTARDFLLQAIFHNTAAEVVKEKDGKSSVLGSPTESAILDYGLLLGDIDDKKKDCKLLKVEPFNSAKKRMSVLVTLPDSNTRAFCKGASEIVLKMCDRFIDSNGEIVDMSGEQVTNITNIINEFADEALRTLCLAFKDIENGYQENNIPESGYTLVAVVGIKDPVRSGVKEAVKSCLAAGITVRMVTGDNIHTAKAIAKECGILTDDGLAIEGPEFRNKSPDEMRQILPRIQVMARSSPTDKHVLVKNLRGMFKEVVAVTGDGTNDAPALHESDIGLAMGIAGTEVAKESADIIVLDDNFSTIVNVAKWGRSVYINIQKFVQFQLTVNVVALMINFISACASGSAPLTAVQLLWVNLIMDTLGALALATEPPHDGLMNRPPVGRDVSFITKTMWRNIIGHSIYQLAILLAFNFAGKQILGLEGPDSKRVLNTFIFNTFVFCQVFNEINSRDMEKINIFRGIFSSWIFIGVVVATVGFQVIIVEFLGTFASTTPLNWQLWLISVLIGAASLIVAVILKLIPVEKKETSKHHDGYNLLPSGPELA